A stretch of Mycobacterium sp. ITM-2016-00316 DNA encodes these proteins:
- a CDS encoding glycosyltransferase family 39 protein: MTMTADAQTTADRAPVPEVRPGWERPGLLALLAGTAMLYLWGLGANGWANSYYAAAAQAGTQDWKAWLFGSFDAGNAITVDKPPAALWAMALSGRLFGFSEFTMLLPQALMGVASVAVLYAVVRRSSGPAAGLIAGAALALTPVAALMFRYNNPDALLVLLLVVAAYCMVRATQQGSMRWVALSGCAVGFAFLTKMLQAFLVVPALSVVFLVAAPMTFWKRIGGLLVALVSAVVSAGWYIALVSLWPADARPYIAGSSDNSLLQLAFGYNGIDRIVGQGQPGGGPGPGGPGGGGANLFFGGDPGIGRLFGASMGAEASWLLPAALLGLVAVLWLTRHAARTDIVRASALMWGTWLLITGAVFSFMDGIIHPYYTVALAPAVAALVGISAVELWRRRTHMAARVVLALSLAGTGGWTFALLSRHPEWWPGVRWSVLIVSVVVAVVLAVGAHRLGRAATAALVAAALLAGGAGSAAWAVATVAAGSGGGPVAVSGPAQQHDDFGPGGPGGPGRPGARVDDAALAELVTGLDNRWAAATVGSMMAGDLELKSGASIMSIGGFTGGDNSPTLQQFQDYVAAGDVRYFIAGERFGPGGQRDGAGTQITEWVQQNFRKLDIGGSAVYDLSSPLN; encoded by the coding sequence ATGACAATGACTGCAGACGCTCAGACGACGGCGGACCGGGCACCCGTGCCCGAGGTCCGTCCGGGCTGGGAACGTCCAGGTCTGCTGGCGTTGCTCGCCGGCACCGCGATGCTCTACCTGTGGGGGCTGGGCGCCAACGGCTGGGCCAACAGCTACTACGCCGCCGCTGCGCAGGCAGGTACCCAGGACTGGAAGGCCTGGCTGTTCGGATCGTTCGACGCGGGCAACGCCATCACGGTGGACAAACCGCCGGCCGCACTGTGGGCAATGGCCTTGTCCGGCAGGCTGTTCGGTTTCAGCGAGTTCACCATGCTGTTGCCGCAGGCGTTGATGGGCGTGGCCTCGGTGGCAGTGTTGTACGCCGTGGTTCGGCGCAGCAGTGGACCCGCAGCCGGGCTGATCGCCGGTGCCGCGCTGGCGCTGACGCCGGTCGCGGCGCTGATGTTCCGGTACAACAATCCCGATGCGCTGCTGGTGCTGTTGCTGGTGGTGGCGGCGTACTGCATGGTGCGGGCCACCCAGCAGGGCAGTATGCGGTGGGTGGCGCTGTCGGGGTGCGCGGTCGGTTTCGCGTTCCTGACCAAGATGCTGCAGGCGTTCCTGGTGGTCCCCGCGCTGAGCGTCGTGTTCCTGGTCGCCGCACCGATGACCTTCTGGAAGCGCATCGGCGGACTGCTGGTCGCGCTGGTGTCCGCGGTGGTCTCGGCGGGCTGGTACATCGCGCTGGTGAGTCTGTGGCCGGCGGATGCCCGGCCCTATATCGCCGGGTCGAGCGATAACAGCCTGCTGCAGTTGGCGTTCGGCTACAACGGTATCGACCGCATCGTCGGTCAGGGTCAGCCCGGTGGTGGCCCCGGCCCGGGCGGTCCCGGCGGTGGGGGAGCGAACCTGTTCTTCGGCGGTGATCCGGGCATCGGCAGGCTCTTCGGGGCGTCCATGGGCGCCGAGGCGTCCTGGCTGCTGCCGGCGGCACTGCTCGGTCTGGTCGCGGTGCTGTGGCTCACGCGGCACGCCGCGCGCACCGATATCGTGCGGGCCTCGGCGTTGATGTGGGGCACCTGGCTGCTGATCACCGGTGCGGTGTTCAGCTTCATGGACGGCATCATCCACCCGTATTACACGGTCGCGCTCGCGCCTGCGGTGGCAGCGCTGGTGGGTATTTCGGCGGTGGAGCTGTGGCGCCGCCGCACGCACATGGCAGCTCGCGTGGTGTTGGCGCTGAGCCTGGCGGGCACCGGTGGGTGGACATTCGCGCTGCTGTCCCGCCATCCCGAATGGTGGCCGGGTGTGCGGTGGTCGGTGCTGATCGTGTCCGTGGTGGTCGCGGTCGTATTGGCCGTCGGCGCCCACCGGCTGGGCCGGGCGGCCACGGCTGCGCTGGTGGCCGCGGCCCTGCTGGCCGGTGGCGCGGGCAGTGCCGCGTGGGCGGTGGCGACCGTCGCTGCCGGAAGCGGCGGTGGACCGGTCGCGGTGTCGGGTCCCGCCCAGCAACACGACGACTTCGGGCCCGGCGGTCCGGGTGGGCCGGGCCGGCCGGGTGCACGCGTCGACGACGCGGCGTTGGCCGAGTTGGTGACCGGGTTGGACAACCGTTGGGCCGCAGCGACAGTGGGGTCCATGATGGCCGGAGACCTGGAACTCAAGAGCGGTGCGTCGATCATGTCGATCGGCGGCTTCACGGGTGGCGACAACTCGCCGACACTGCAACAGTTCCAGGACTACGTGGCGGCCGGAGACGTGCGGTACTTCATCGCTGGTGAACGGTTCGGCCCTGGCGGGCAGCGCGACGGGGCGGGCACCCAGATCACCGAGTGGGTGCAGCAGAACTTCCGCAAGCTCGATATCGGTGGCAGTGCGGTGTACGACCTGAGCAGCCCGCTCAACTAG
- a CDS encoding glycosyltransferase codes for MTEILSAARPNVALTIPGVPVVDIVVPVFNEQATLENSVRRLYRHVRDNFTFAVRVTIADNASTDDTPRIAAALAAELEGVRMVRLEEKGRGRALHKVWSESDAPVLAYMDVDLSTDLAALAPLVAPLLSGHSDLAIGTRLNRSSRVVRGAKREFISRCYNLILKSTLSAGFSDAQCGFKAIRADVARELLPYVADTGWFFDTELLVLAERSGLRIHEVPVDWVDDPDSRVDIVATAKADLRGIGRLLRGFADGSIPVNTIAAQLGSRRAAAPGSLLRQVVRFGTVGVLSTAAYLLLFLMLHGLVGAQLANLLALLLTAIGNTAANRRFTFGVRGAGAIARHHVEGLIVFAIALAITSGSLAGLHAVTDRPDQLLETSVLVIANLVATVARFVLLRGWVFHPRRR; via the coding sequence ATGACCGAGATCCTCTCCGCGGCACGCCCCAATGTCGCACTGACCATCCCCGGTGTGCCGGTCGTGGACATCGTGGTGCCGGTCTTCAACGAACAGGCGACTCTGGAGAACTCGGTGCGCAGGCTGTACCGGCACGTGCGCGACAATTTCACTTTCGCGGTCCGCGTCACCATCGCCGACAACGCGAGCACCGATGACACCCCCCGCATCGCCGCCGCACTCGCCGCTGAGCTCGAGGGTGTGCGCATGGTGCGGCTGGAGGAGAAGGGTCGCGGACGCGCACTGCACAAGGTCTGGAGCGAATCGGACGCGCCGGTGCTGGCCTACATGGACGTGGACCTGTCCACCGATCTGGCCGCGCTGGCACCGCTGGTGGCCCCGCTGCTGTCCGGCCATTCCGACCTGGCCATCGGCACCCGACTCAACCGCAGTTCACGCGTCGTCCGCGGCGCCAAGCGGGAGTTCATCTCACGCTGCTACAACCTCATTCTCAAATCGACGTTGTCCGCCGGCTTCTCCGACGCGCAGTGCGGTTTCAAGGCGATCCGGGCCGATGTCGCCCGTGAACTGCTGCCCTATGTCGCCGACACCGGCTGGTTCTTCGACACCGAACTGCTGGTGCTGGCCGAACGCAGCGGCCTGCGGATCCACGAGGTGCCGGTGGATTGGGTCGACGACCCGGACAGCCGGGTCGATATCGTCGCCACCGCGAAGGCCGATCTGCGGGGGATCGGGCGCCTGTTGCGCGGGTTCGCCGACGGCTCGATTCCGGTCAACACCATTGCCGCCCAGTTGGGTTCGCGCCGCGCGGCGGCTCCGGGATCGCTGCTGCGCCAAGTGGTGCGGTTCGGCACCGTGGGCGTGCTCTCCACCGCGGCCTACCTGCTGCTGTTCCTGATGTTGCACGGACTTGTCGGAGCCCAGCTGGCCAATCTGCTGGCGCTGCTGCTGACCGCGATCGGCAACACCGCGGCCAACCGGCGGTTCACCTTCGGCGTGCGCGGTGCCGGTGCGATCGCGCGGCACCACGTCGAAGGCCTCATCGTGTTCGCCATCGCGCTGGCCATCACCAGTGGCTCGCTGGCGGGTCTGCATGCCGTGACCGATCGGCCCGACCAGTTGCTGGAGACATCCGTGCTGGTGATCGCCAATCTGGTGGCCACCGTGGCGCGCTTCGTGCTGCTGCGCGGCTGGGTCTTTCACCCCCGCCGCCGCTGA